The following are from one region of the Corylus avellana chromosome ca1, CavTom2PMs-1.0 genome:
- the LOC132167367 gene encoding protein trichome birefringence-like 11, protein MSEKPSVPDPEVMAVSELFKKFKRLRLFEPSVGVLGFVIVAVSVICCFFYLDFRAVAKGFLFPGQSQSERFVWLKIKGSGEQPRVEFLEQKGDRCDVFEGDWVWDENYPLYQSKDCRFLDEGFRCFENGRPDLYYTKWRWQPTDCNLPRFDAKLMLEKLRNKRLVFVGDSIGRNQWESLLCMLSSAVPNKDSIYEVNGSPITKHKGFLVFRFKDFNCTVEYYRSPFLVLQSRPPAGALQTVRTTLKLDQMDWNSVNWRDADVLVLNTGHWWNYEKTIRGGCYFQEGGEVKMDMKVEHAYRKSIETVVHWIETKLNSSKTQVFFRTYAPVHFRGGDWRTGGNCHLETLPELGSSLVPSDSWAQFKIANAMLSAHINTSEAVKFEVLNITHMSARRKDGHSSLYYLGPEIGPAPLHRQDCSHWCLPGVPDAWNELLYAIFLKRQATHSWNSSK, encoded by the exons ATGTCTGAGAAACCATCTGTGCCAGACCCTGAAGTCATGGCAGTTTCTGAACTTTTTAAGAAGTTTAAGCGCTTGAGACTCTTTGAGCCCTCTGTGGGTGTTCTGGGATTCGTAATTGTTGCTGTCAGCGTGATTTGCTGCTTCTTCTACTTGGATTTCAGAGCAGTGGCTAAGGGATTCCTATTTCCCGGTCAGTCGCAGTCGGAGAGGTTCGTGTGGTTGAAGATCAAAGGGTCCGGTGAGCAACCAAGGGTTGAGTTTCTTGAACAAAAGGGTGACCGCTGTGATGTATTTGAAGGGGATTGGGTGTGGGATGAGAACTACCCTTTGTATCAGTCCAAAGATTGCAGATTTTTAGATGAAGGATTTCGGTGTTTTGAGAACGGGAGACCTGATTTGTATTACACCAAGTGGAGATGGCAACCTACAGATTGCAACTTGCCCAG GTTTGATGCAAAATTGATGTTGGAAAAACTGCGAAACAAAAGGCTAGTGTTTGTTGGTGACTCAATTGGGAGAAACCAATGGGAGTCCCTCCTCTGCATGCTCTCATCTGCAGTTCCTAACAAGGATTCAATCTATGAAGTAAATGGCAGTCCGATTACAAAGCACAAGGGGTTCTTGGTGTTTAGGTTCAAAGATTTCAACTGCACGGTGGAGTACTACCGGTCTCCGTTTCTTGTATTGCAGAGCCGGCCACCTGCAGGGGCTCTGCAAACGGTGAGGACAACTTTGAAATTGGATCAAATGGATTGGAACAGTGTGAATTGGAGAGATGCAGATGTGCTGGTCTTAAATACAGGGCACTGGTGGAATTATGAGAAGACCATAAGAGG GGGTTGTTACTTCCAGGAAGGCGGAGAGGTAAAGATGGATATGAAAGTTGAACATGCATATAGGAAGTCCATAGAGACTGTGGTGCATTGGATAGAAACTAAGTTGAATTCAAGCAAGACCCAAGTTTTTTTTCGCACGTATGCCCCTGTACATTTCAG AGGAGGGGATTGGAGGACTGGGGGAAACTGTCACTTGGAAACACTTCCAGAGCTGGGATCTTCATTGGTGCCTTCTGATTCATGGGCGCAATTCAAGATAGCCAATGCCATGTTATCAGCTCACATAAACACATCAGAAGCAGTGAAGTTTGAGGTATTGAATATAACCCATATGTCTGCAAGGAGAAAAGATGGGCATTCATCTCTATATTATCTGGGTCCTGAAATAGGCCCTGCACCTCTCCATCGTCAGGATTGCAGCCATTGGTGCCTGCCTGGAGTCCCAGATGCATGGAATGAGCTACTCTATGCGATTTTCCTTAAGCGTCAGGCTACTCACTCCTGGAACTCATCAAAGTAA